The window CGCGTCCTTGTCTTTTGCTGCCGGCACGCCGCGCAGGGGGCTGCTTTTCTTTTTAGTCACCATAGATCTCCTCGTACAATTGGTTCATTTCGTTAACCGCCTTGCGGTCCTGGCCGTACTCGACCACGGCCAGGCCGTCTCTGGCCGCCTTGCGGAAGGCGATGCGGTCCCGGATCATGGATTGGGCCAGGGTCAGATGCTGAAAATTTTCCCGGGTGATGAATTCCCGGGTCTCCCGGTCCTCCCGGATGGCCGGATTGGTGGCGACCCGGTTGATGACGATGAAGGCGGCAAGTTCTTCGTTCAACCCCTTTGCCATCTCCACCAGGGTATCCATCTGGCGGATAGTCCAGATGTCAAACTGGAAGGGCTGCACCGGTATGTAGGCCCGGTCGGCCACGCCGAGGGCGTAGCGCAGCTCCATGGAATCGCGGCCGCCGGCATCGATGATGATCTCGTCGTATCGTTCAGCCAGATCACGGACCTGGGCCGGCAGGCCCTTGCCGAATTTCTGCACACAGGCCACCCGGGGCTCGATGTTTTCCTCATCCCGGACCGTGGCCCAGAAGGAGGCTGTCCCTTGCCGGTCGGTGTCCAGCAGTAGTACGTCCTTTCCCTTCATGGCCAGCATGGCCGCGATGTTGACCGCCAGAGTCGTCTTGCCGGTGCCGC is drawn from Desulfobulbaceae bacterium DB1 and contains these coding sequences:
- a CDS encoding chromosome partitioning protein encodes the protein MSITVFGGEKGGTGKTTLAVNIAAMLAMKGKDVLLLDTDRQGTASFWATVRDEENIEPRVACVQKFGKGLPAQVRDLAERYDEIIIDAGGRDSMELRYALGVADRAYIPVQPFQFDIWTIRQMDTLVEMAKGLNEELAAFIVINRVATNPAIREDRETREFITRENFQHLTLAQSMIRDRIAFRKAARDGLAVVEYGQDRKAVNEMNQLYEEIYGD